The genomic stretch CTATTACCAGAAGTAGCCAGCCAGCTGGGGATTCCTTCCTTGGCAATTTCGAGGGGGCCCAAAAGGGCGGTAAAACTGGAAGGTTTGGCAGGTATGAACGAGTGGAATATTGACTCGGACAATAAACGTTCACGGCTTGCACTCAAACTCATTCGCCTGGAATATTGGAAGAACAGAGTACCGGTAAGGCCAAATTTTGTATGAAAGCAGGCGTGTCTTCAGTGGACTGAACCCTCAGACAAACTACGGATAACACACTTATTAGATATCAGAAATCCTCTGCACTTTCCGCAGGTTGTCCCATTTCCGTGAAGCTCCCTCATCTACAGTCCAAAATCCGCGGCAAATTCAGCTGGGCCATCGACATCACCATCAAGGTCACCTTTACGGCTATGGCAGAAAACATCATTTCATCTGTATCGGTCAGCCCACCCTCATGCATGACGATCAAAGTGACGTCATAAAAGCCAGGTGCAAGGTCAGATACTGTTGGTTTCACCCCTTGGGCGATACTTTTATAAACGACGTTGGCTTTGACAGCGCCATGGAGGTAATCTATAAAGGGGGCCGGAGGAAAAGATGTCGATTTGCATCTTGGCATTTCTAATTTTGGCGGGGGTTTTGTTTACCTTCAAACTGTTATATGTGCTTGCAACAGCGGGGGTCCTTCCCATGACCCAGGGAGCACTGTTCACCTCTACCGCTTCCGTAAGAATTGAAGCGTTTTTGGATGCTGTGCCCATGAACCCCAATGAGTTGCTAGTGGACCTGGGGTGTGGGGACGGGAGGGTCCTTCGGGCGTCACGAAGACGTTACGGGGTGAGGGCCTTGGGCTTTGAGGTGAATGCCATGGCCTATTGCATGGCCCGTGTTTTGAGCCTTGGGACGAGAGGCATTCAAGTTAAGTGGAAGAACTTTTGGTCCCAAAACCTCAGGGATGCTGATATTGTTTTCTGTTACTTGTTTCCGGATGTCATGAAACGCCTGGGCATAAAATTGGAGGAAGAGCTTTGTCCTGGGGCTCGCATTGTCTCGTGTAATTTCTCTGTTCCAGGATGGGACCCGTTTGAAGTTGTATGCCCTGGCTCACCTTCTCATGGCGACCCCATCTATATTTATCGCTTGCCAGACTCCTGTCCAGGGAAAGAAATCGGCAAGGTGGCAAATTGAGAAAATTCTTGCGAGTTCAGCTTTCTTGGTTTTTCAAAATCAACAAACCAACCAGATGGTGCCCCTTGTATCGTCCCTGATCTTCCTTTGTGATGTGTTTAATCTCTGTTTGCAATTCTTCCGGGGGCACCGAGAAATCCATCGTGTGATATTTCATGTTCAAGACCTTGCCAACCTCAAGGTCGTTCAAGATGGCCGAGTCTTCCCTTACCACCAGACACATCCCCTTAGAAGAGATATTCCAGATCTTGAACTGGTAAAGGTGTCCCGATTCAGTTTCCTTAAACTCCACGCTGTGATATTTCTCTAACTCGGTTCTGGGTTCGGATCTTTTTTCCTCTACGTTGGCTGTCACTCTTCATCCTTTCAAAAGCACAAAACCCGGCCTCTCTTCGCGAGAAACAGGGTCTTTGGAGAATCAATGCATAGCTTCCTCTGCCCAAGGTAAACATATTTCAATCACTTTTTTATTAAACTATCATCAAATCAAATGGTTAGTCAAGGATATTTTGGATATATTTTTTAAGTATGAGATGTTATAAAGGATGAATGAAGATTGCCACCTTCAACGCAAACGGGATACGGGCTCGACTTCCCATCATCCTGGAATGGCTAGACAAGGAATCGCCTGATGTCCTTTGTCTACAGGAGACCAAGGTACAGGACGTCGATTTTCCGCGTAAGCCTATCGAGAACCTTGGTTACCACTGCGCCTTCCGGGGACAAAAGGCCTACAACGGTGTCACCATTCTGGGCAAAAGGCCACCTGAAAAGGTGTCATTTGGGTTTGGCGATGGAGACGTCAGCGAAGAACCCAGGTTGCTTGTGGCAACCATCAACAATATTCCCATTGTAAACACGTACGTCCCCCAAGGATATGCCCCGGGGTCTGGGAAATTCAGATATAAGCTCGAATGGCTTCAACGTTTAAGAAGCTATTTTGTACATCATTTTCAACCAGATATACCTCTTTTATGGGTGGGGGATATTAATGTGGCGCCAGAACCCATCGATGTGTACGATCCGAAAGGGCTTTTGGGACACGTAGGATTTCATCCCGATGAACACAAAGCCCTTTCAGCTCTCAAGGCATGGGGTTTTGTGGATGTGTTTCGCAGGCATGAGTCTGGGAGCAAGATGTATACGTTCTGGGACTATCGGATCCCAAACGCCGTGCGCCGAAACCTGGGATGGCGGCTGGATCACATCTTGGCCACGCCCCCACTCGCCCAAAAATCGACCCGCGCATGGATTGATATGGCGCCGAGATTGGCGCACAAGCCTTCAGATCACACGTTTGTGGTGGCTGAATTTGATGTTGGCTAGTGTCGTATGTCATGAACTGACACACCTATTGCCCTGATTGTGGTATCGAGGCGTTTGTCGGTGCTTCAAGACAAGAGGCAAGCTTTTTTGGGGCTCCGGTATCTGAAAACAGATCGAGAACACGGTGCAGGAATATATGCTACGAGGTACTGGTGGTCTGCGTCGCCCAACGTCGCCCGTCATGGGCACGAGCGCTTTAACGGAACACGAAAGGGTGTAGATGTTTGTTCTTGGATTACAAGGAAGTCCGCGTACTGAAGGAAACACGAGCATTTTGCTCTCAACGTTTCTTGCCGAGGCCGAAAGGCTTGGCGCACGCACACACTGTATGGATGTGGCCCTCAAAGATATCTCACCGTGTCAGGAATGTGGCGTTTGCGAAAAAGAGGGCTTTTGTCCGATTGATGATGACATGCAGTCCATCTACCCCTTGCTTCGCCAGGCAGACATCATCGTCATGGCCACCCCGATATTCTTTTACGGCCCCACGGCCCAGATGAAAGCCCTTATTGATCGATCACAAGCCCTTTGGGCCAGAAGATATGTGCTCGGACTCATTGATCCGGGCGCCAAGTGGCGCCGTGGCTTTTTGCTGTCTTTGGGGGCCACAAAAGGAAAAAACCTCTTTGAATGTGTCAGTCTTACGGCCAAGTACTTCTTTGATGCGGTCGGGGCGAGCCCTGAGGGCGCTCTCACCTACAGGAAAATCGAAGGGCTGGGTGAAATAGCAAACCACCCCACAGCCTTGTCAGATGCGAAGAAGGCGGCGGGAGCGCTTGTAGCCAGCCGGATTAACAAAAAAAAGATCCTTTTTGTCTGCACGGAAAATGCCTGCCGAAGTCAGATGGCGAGTGCCTTTGCTCAGTATCATGCCGGGGACAGGGTTGAGGCGAAAAGCGCGGGGAGCGTGCCTGCGCAAGAGGTCAATCCCCTCATGGAGGAGGTGATGAGAGAAAAGGGCATGGACCTGGCCTTTCGCAAGCCAAAATCCATTGAGGAATCCACGCGCTATTGGCAACCGGAGATGATCATATACATGGGCTGCAAAGATGCGTGCCCCATCTTTGCCGGAGTCCCAGAGCAGGACTGGAATCTGCCGGATCCTTCAGGAAAATCGATAGACTTCATGCGGCAGGTCAGAAATGATATTGAAAAGAGAGTAGAGGTGCTCATAACTGAGACTGCCCCGGACGTCTTGGGAACCCGTGTTTAGAGTGCCGCCAATTAGGTGGTTTTTGCGAGATCATCATTTTTTGCCGTACGAGACAAACAGGCTCAAAGTAGCTTCAAGGGCGATCAGATTGCAACCCGTTCTCTGTAACAGTATTAATTTCTTGACAAAAGGGATGGGCTAGGTTAAATTATAAAAATTAGGTTAGAGATTGACGTTCAATAACTGAAACCCAAATTGCATAGGAGTGACGAGTAATGGCCCTTACGAAAGAGGACATTGTGAGCTCGATTTACAATGAGCTTGAGATTCCCAAGAAAAGGTCCGCTGAAGTGGTCGAATCACTGTTGGAGATCATCAAGAAAACGCTCAGCAATGGCGAAGACATCTTGATCAGCGGGTTCGGAAAATTCTGTGTCAAGAGCAAGAAAGAGCGGAGAGGCAGGAATCCTGCCACTGGCGAGCATTTGATGCTGCGATCGAGACGAGTGGTAACATTTAGGTGCTCTGGCGTTTTAAGGGACAAGGTAAACAGTAGCGGTTAGATTCCCTTCTGGGATTTAATTCAATTTGAGACAAGAGCCCGGAGTCGTTCCAGGTTCAGGCAATCGTAGTCCGTCAGGCCGTTTTTTTTCGGTGTTTCAAGGATCTTGGGAACAGCCTTTAGCCTGGGGTCGTTCATGATGAACCGGAAGGCGTCTATGCCTATGGCTCCCTTTCCGATGTGTTCGTGTCGGTCGACCCTGCTCCCCAGTTCTTTCTTAGAGTCATTCACATGAATAACACGTAGAAGTTTAAGGCCTATGACTTCATCAAATTCCCTCATAGTCTGTTCATAGGTGTTTTTTTTACGCAAATCATAGCCTGCTGCAAACACGTGGCATGTGTCAAAACAAAATCCCACCATGTCTTTTTCTTCTATCATGTGATAAATGGCGGCCAACTGCTCGAATGTGCAGCCAAGGTTTGATCCCTGGCCGGCCGTGGTTTCAAGAAGAAGCCTGCAGCGGGCCTCAGGAACTTTTTCAAATGCCCTGTTGATGCATCGTGCAATTCGCCGCAACCCTTTTTCCTCCCCGGTCCCCATGTTGGCGCCCGGGTGGATGATGACATAGGGTATGCCGAGTTGAGATGATCGCCTAAGCTCGTGCTGAAGCGCCTCTTGGGACCTTTCATATTTGTTGCGATCAGGGGAGGCCGGATTGATCAAATAGGCAGCATGGGAGCAGATGAACTTTACCCCGCTCTTCTTCCTTGCAAGATCGAACTGTTGAACATCTTGAGCAGAGAGCCGTCGCTCCTCCCAGGTAGTAGGATTTTTTGTGAACATCTGCAAGGCCGTGCACCCGTATTCAGAGGCAGTTAGCACGGCATTGTGCAGACCGCCTGCTATGGAAAAATGGGCGCCAAGAAGGATCCCCTCGGGTTTCTTTGTAAGATGCATGTTTTTGCCTGGCGTCATAAGCGACCGTGGCCATCTCGAAAATCCTGCGGGAGCTATTTTCGATGGGGCGCTTTTGACAAAATCCCCCAAAATGGGGCTTAAGACAAGCACTTTTTGTTGGATCTTGATCTCAATGAGGGCAACATGGAAGGGATTTTCGACAATCAGTCTGGGCAAATCAAAGAGGGTAATCTAACCCCTCGGCATTATTCCATTATTTGTGTGTCGCAATGAGGAGGCAAAAAAAGTCGAAAACCTGTGTTCGACAATCTGTGCTAACCAACAACCTTTTGAATTAACAGAGTTTTCGGCAGCAGGCATTCTTGCATACTCGAAAAACCTAGTGATTCAATCGGTTTCCGATTTCTCATAATCCGCATTCTGGGCTATAGCACTTTCTAAAAGAGATTTTCCCTTCTCGAAGCATCGCTGAGCAATCTGCTTTGTTAGAGTCGGCTGATAGTTGACGGCCATCTGAAACAAGCGGGTGCCTCTTTGCCCTGACCCTTTTCCAAGGAATCAAAGCCCGCTTTCTTACATCTTTGAGCGATCATTGCCTTGTAGTCAGTGTTGAAGGCCACAGCGCTGGAAAACCTGTCATCCGCTCCACTGTAATTACCAGTATGAAAATAGCAGAGGCCAAGCTGAAAATGGGCCTCTGCATCAGCCGGCTTGTCATTTATCCTCTTATCCAAAAGCTCGATAGCTTTCGGATACATCCCTGCTTTCATAAACTCCTTGGCCTTGTCCACGTCACCGTTCCAAAAAGCGTGGGATGGAAAGGCAAACAAAACAAATGCCGCCGTCAACAACAGATGTCTTATCATTTTTCTAGTTCCCTGCTTATCTTTGCTTTAGAAATTCCTCTACGGTCAAACCAATATCTCTTGCTATCTCTTTCAATAATATTGGCGATATGTCTCTTTTCCTTGATGAACAGGAACTGTCGTACGCCTTCCATCTTCATGGCTGTATTGCTTGTGAGAACCTCTTTGAGGTACCTCTGTGAACCCTGATTTTTAAGAACAGATATGACTTCACGCGGCTTTAAGACAGGAGGTTTTCCCATCATGAAGCAACCATTATGTTTTGAGTGCCTATGAATTCACTGTCAAACTCAGGCTCACCGTCATCGAGTAACATCTCTGTAACTTCTTGGAGGTTCTCTTTCAATTCATCCAGTGTTGCTCCTTGAGAATGTGCTCCGGGAAAACCAAGAACATATCCAACATATAGTCCTGTATCTGAACCCTACAACGACGTTTACCACTCCGTCATTCCGGCGAAAGCCGGAATCCAGTCAGAACGATCTATTTAACATCACAAAACGCTGATCCGTTCAAGAGCTCAAACTCGGTTTAGCACGGTAACGTCAAAGTCGGTGCCAAATTGCTAATATTGGACGGTTATGGGAGTCTCAAAATTCGTGCTTGGAATTTGTGGCATTTTGATTCATTATATAATTTTTGTCAATTCAGGCGGTTAGTTGTCTAAATGACGTGGGCCTGAATTCCAATACTGCATGTTTGATTTTTGAACGAAAAAGGGTATTCTTATGTTTTTACCATGAAAAAAGATCGAGACAAAATGGAAAGTGTAGAACCCGTCAAGGTTCCCATTGAGGATGTTCTCGACCTGCACACGTTTGTTCCCAAGGAAATCCCCGGCCTTTTGGAAGAGTACCTGGCTGCGTGTCGGGAAGCCGGGATCTGTTCGGTGAGGATTATCCACGGCAAGGGCCGGGGGGCTTTGAAAAATCGGGTTCGTGGCCTTCTCAAGAAGCTTTCCATTGTCGCATCCTTTTCAGACGCCCCGGCTTCTGCGGGAGGCTGGGGGGCAACAATTGTGGAACTCAACAGGGGGCCTGGGGTCCAGCCACAGGAATGGGCTCGCTTTCCAGACCATATTGAGCAAGGCGCAAAGGCCATGCAGGCGGGTCTGGATCGGTCCCAACTTGCCCGGTTTGGCCTTCATGCCAAAGAGCTTCTGGAGTGGAATCGATTTGCGGGTCTCACAGCCATTAGAAATCCCAGAGAAATGGCAGAAAAACTTTTTCTGGACAGTTTTTCTCTACCGCCTTTTATCCCAACGGCATGCCGTGTCCTGGACATCGGCTCGGGCGGCGGTTTTCCGGGAGTGCCTCTGAAGGTGATACGTCCCGACTTACGTCTCACTCTCATTGATGGATCAAGAAAAAAGGTCAACTTCCTGAAGCATGTCATAAGGACCATGGGCCTGGAAGATATAGAGGCCCGTCAGATTCGGGCTGAAGAACTTGCCAGAGATATTTATGCGGAGGCTTGTCGTTATGATGCAATTGTATCTAAAGCGGTTTCTAAGCTGGAGGGGCTTATTGACCTGGCCCTACCTTTGTTGCGGGAAACGGGTGTAATTGTGGCCATGAAGGGGGAGTGCGTGGAGGAAGAGCTTAAAGCTGCAGAGCCTAAAATCAAGAGACTGGCCCTCAGTCTGGAAAAGAAAGAATACAGCCTCCCTCTGCTTGGAACCAAGAGAAACCTTGTTGTTATGAGAAGGAGGCCGAGTCCGGAGGTTGAATGTTTCACGTGAAACATTGTCTCCTGCCTTCATTCTTCACTGAAATACTGTTTGAGGGCGTTAGCCCGAGTTTTTGCAATTCAGCCAGGCGAATCGAAAATCCCAAAATTGCTCACAGGAGTGAGTAAAATCCGGGTTTTTTCAAAAGGCTAAACTCCTACGGCACTTATAAGTTTCCCAAGCGCCCGGGCCCTTCAAGGGGCAGATCAGGGCCAAGTCCTCTGGCGTGGATTCTTTACTTTCACCCTGCATATTCTATGGCCTGCCTCTTCAGGATGTCGTAGTAGGTCACCACCCTGCGTACCTGGAAGACGGGCTCTGCTCCGCGGCAGTAACCGTATTTGCTCTTCTTGTAGTACTTGCGCTGGCGCAACAATGGTAAAGTCTCTTCCAGGGAAGACCACTTGTTCGGGTCAAGTCTCATGCCAGAGGCTATCCTCCGTGCGTCCATAACATGTCCCCTGCCAACATTATAGGCGGCAACGGCAATAAGGCTCCTGTCCGGATCAGGAGTCTCGTCAAACAGGTCATAGAGCTTTTTCAGGTACCTGGTCCCTCCCATGATGCTCTGGTATGGGTCGAGCCGATTCTTGATCCCCAGCTCCTTCGCAGTGGGCAGGGTCAACTGCATGAGCCCTCTGACGCCGGAAAAGCTTTTCGCCCAAGGCCTGAATTGCGATTCCTGGTAGATTAGGGCAGCAATAAACCGCCAGTCAAATCCGTAAGTCTCCGCCGCTTTCTTGATGGTTTTCTCGTACCTGGGAAGGCGGGTCTTAATCCTTTCCTGAAATTTTTTGACATTCAGATGGTCGAACCTTTCGAGGTAGGCATAGTAACGATTATATATGTCCTTGTACGTGCCATCACGTTCAATGGTCTCCAAGAACTCATTGATCTTGTCCAGAAGAGAGCGCTCTCCTTTTTTCACAGCCCAGCCTAAAGACTGCTGTTTTTCGATGGGAAAGGCAATGCGAATATCCGGATAGTAACGTCGATTCATGAGCGCCACATTTGAGTCAGCTATGGTTACTTCGATCTTGCGTTGTGCTACGGCTTCAACAAGATCTTCCGTCGGAACATTATCGTGTGCTGTAATCGTGACATCCA from Deltaproteobacteria bacterium encodes the following:
- a CDS encoding PilZ domain-containing protein, with amino-acid sequence MTANVEEKRSEPRTELEKYHSVEFKETESGHLYQFKIWNISSKGMCLVVREDSAILNDLEVGKVLNMKYHTMDFSVPPEELQTEIKHITKEDQGRYKGHHLVGLLILKNQES
- the xth gene encoding exodeoxyribonuclease III: MKIATFNANGIRARLPIILEWLDKESPDVLCLQETKVQDVDFPRKPIENLGYHCAFRGQKAYNGVTILGKRPPEKVSFGFGDGDVSEEPRLLVATINNIPIVNTYVPQGYAPGSGKFRYKLEWLQRLRSYFVHHFQPDIPLLWVGDINVAPEPIDVYDPKGLLGHVGFHPDEHKALSALKAWGFVDVFRRHESGSKMYTFWDYRIPNAVRRNLGWRLDHILATPPLAQKSTRAWIDMAPRLAHKPSDHTFVVAEFDVG
- a CDS encoding NAD(P)H-dependent oxidoreductase — its product is MFVLGLQGSPRTEGNTSILLSTFLAEAERLGARTHCMDVALKDISPCQECGVCEKEGFCPIDDDMQSIYPLLRQADIIVMATPIFFYGPTAQMKALIDRSQALWARRYVLGLIDPGAKWRRGFLLSLGATKGKNLFECVSLTAKYFFDAVGASPEGALTYRKIEGLGEIANHPTALSDAKKAAGALVASRINKKKILFVCTENACRSQMASAFAQYHAGDRVEAKSAGSVPAQEVNPLMEEVMREKGMDLAFRKPKSIEESTRYWQPEMIIYMGCKDACPIFAGVPEQDWNLPDPSGKSIDFMRQVRNDIEKRVEVLITETAPDVLGTRV
- a CDS encoding integration host factor subunit alpha, with translation MALTKEDIVSSIYNELEIPKKRSAEVVESLLEIIKKTLSNGEDILISGFGKFCVKSKKERRGRNPATGEHLMLRSRRVVTFRCSGVLRDKVNSSG
- a CDS encoding deoxyribonuclease IV, producing MHLTKKPEGILLGAHFSIAGGLHNAVLTASEYGCTALQMFTKNPTTWEERRLSAQDVQQFDLARKKSGVKFICSHAAYLINPASPDRNKYERSQEALQHELRRSSQLGIPYVIIHPGANMGTGEEKGLRRIARCINRAFEKVPEARCRLLLETTAGQGSNLGCTFEQLAAIYHMIEEKDMVGFCFDTCHVFAAGYDLRKKNTYEQTMREFDEVIGLKLLRVIHVNDSKKELGSRVDRHEHIGKGAIGIDAFRFIMNDPRLKAVPKILETPKKNGLTDYDCLNLERLRALVSN
- the rsmG gene encoding 16S rRNA (guanine(527)-N(7))-methyltransferase RsmG — its product is MKKDRDKMESVEPVKVPIEDVLDLHTFVPKEIPGLLEEYLAACREAGICSVRIIHGKGRGALKNRVRGLLKKLSIVASFSDAPASAGGWGATIVELNRGPGVQPQEWARFPDHIEQGAKAMQAGLDRSQLARFGLHAKELLEWNRFAGLTAIRNPREMAEKLFLDSFSLPPFIPTACRVLDIGSGGGFPGVPLKVIRPDLRLTLIDGSRKKVNFLKHVIRTMGLEDIEARQIRAEELARDIYAEACRYDAIVSKAVSKLEGLIDLALPLLRETGVIVAMKGECVEEELKAAEPKIKRLALSLEKKEYSLPLLGTKRNLVVMRRRPSPEVECFT
- the mltF gene encoding membrane-bound lytic murein transglycosylase MltF, whose translation is MKFGKNALPTLKALFALLLVGPLFSAACSRDMALEEIRKSGTVTMVTRNNAHCYYSYRDQNMGFEYDLAKAFADFLGVDLKVKVAESWNQILPLLSNGSVDFVAAGMTKIPSRERVADFAKGYLPVQQMVVIHKKNTGIKNIGDLEGLTIHVRAGTSYEERLVALKRKGLDVTITAHDNVPTEDLVEAVAQRKIEVTIADSNVALMNRRYYPDIRIAFPIEKQQSLGWAVKKGERSLLDKINEFLETIERDGTYKDIYNRYYAYLERFDHLNVKKFQERIKTRLPRYEKTIKKAAETYGFDWRFIAALIYQESQFRPWAKSFSGVRGLMQLTLPTAKELGIKNRLDPYQSIMGGTRYLKKLYDLFDETPDPDRSLIAVAAYNVGRGHVMDARRIASGMRLDPNKWSSLEETLPLLRQRKYYKKSKYGYCRGAEPVFQVRRVVTYYDILKRQAIEYAG